One Siniperca chuatsi isolate FFG_IHB_CAS linkage group LG3, ASM2008510v1, whole genome shotgun sequence genomic region harbors:
- the LOC122873739 gene encoding 5-hydroxytryptamine receptor 4, with the protein MDNGSLGLLGDVNTSLQIELQSCTTLRNQASRIFLYAFLSVGIVCTVVGNFLVVLSIAYFKHLQSPTNSFVMSLAVADCLVGLVVMPYSMIRTVEGCWYFGVLFCQLHSSLDVMLCTASIFHLSCIAFDRYYAVCNPLVYSLKMSHSRVALLIVVCWAVPMFISFGPIMLDLHIAGVDILLPKDVCVFLVNRIYAVMASLVAFYLPMVIMLLAYWKIFKAAKRQARQISAMESQMAAGVGKDSSKKQRHRNTMKRERKAAKTLGIIMGVFLIFWMPFFTVNIVDPFIEYSTEVVVWDIFLWLGYINSSLNPFLYGLFNRSFRRAFLMFMGCRVCLPGSSPGMELSHTRKEANERADQP; encoded by the coding sequence ATGGATAACGGCAGCTTGGGATTGCTCGGAGATGTTAACACATCTCTTCAGATTGAACTTCAATCCTGTACTACACTGAGGAACCAGGCCTCTCGCATTTTCCTGTATGCCTTCCTCTCTGTTGGGATCGTCTGCACAGTTGTGGGCAACTTCCTGGTGGTCTTGTCCATTGCCTACTTCAAGCATTTGCAGTCACCCACAAACTCCTTCGTCATGTCCCTAGCAGTGGCTGACTGCCTTGTTGGCCTGGTAGTGATGCCTTACAGTATGATTCGGACCGTGGAGGGATGCTGGTACTTTGGTGTCCTTTTTTGTCAGCTTCACTCTAGCCTAGATGTCATGCTCTGCACTGCCTCCATATTCCATCTCAGCTGCATTGCCTTTGACCGCTACTACGCTGTCTGCAACCCACTGGTTTACTCGTTAAAGATGTCCCACAGTCGGGTAGCTCTCcttattgttgtttgttggGCAGTTCCCATGTTCATTTCCTTTGGCCCCATTATGCTAGATCTTCATATTGCCGGTGTGGACATCCTGCTCCCTAaagatgtatgtgtgttcttGGTCAATCGCATTTATGCTGTCATGGCCTCCTTGGTAGCCTTTTACTTGCCGATGGTTATCATGCTATTAGCCTACTGGAAGATCTTCAAAGCTGCCAAACGGCAGGCCAGGCAGATCAGCGCCATGGAAAGCCAGATGGCTGCTGGAGTGGGCAAAGATTCAAGCAAGAAACAAAGACACCGAAACACTatgaagagggaaagaaaggcgGCAAAAACCTTGGGCATCATCATGGGAGTGTTCCTAATCTTCTGGATGCCCTTCTTTACAGTCAACATTGTGGACCCGTTCATTGAATACAGCACGGAGGTCGTCGTCTGGGATATATTTTTGTGGCTAGGATATATCAACTCATCTCTAAATCCCTTCCTGTATGGTCTCTTCAACCGTTCCTTCCGTAGGGCATTTCTCATGTTCATGGGCTGCAGGGTATGCCTGCCTGGATCCTCCCCTGGGATGGAGCTATCGCACACTAGGAAAGAGGCAAATGAACGTGCAGATCAACCATAA